A portion of the Paenibacillus hamazuiensis genome contains these proteins:
- a CDS encoding Gfo/Idh/MocA family protein, which produces MIRFAVIGTNWITEKFIDAARQTGEIELAAVYSRTEEQAGQFAEKLGIPHRFTDLEAMAGSGAIDAVYIASPNSLHAQQAVLLMNHGKHVLCEKPIASNSAELKAMIEAAQQNGVLLMEAMKSTLMPNFEAVRDHLHKLGRIRRYVASFCQYSSRYDAYKQGAMPNAFNPAFSNGSLMDLGVYCIYPMVVLFGKPQRVKASAVLLGSGVDGEGSLIAEYGDMDAVIYHSKITHSALPSEIHGEDATMVIDKISAPGNVEIRFRDGSVETLTQPQVENTMYYEAKHFAELLKQGKRECATNSHANSLLAMEVMDEARRQAGPVFPADRK; this is translated from the coding sequence ATGATCAGATTCGCAGTGATAGGAACTAACTGGATTACGGAAAAATTTATCGACGCGGCGCGGCAAACCGGAGAAATCGAGCTGGCTGCCGTATATTCACGCACGGAGGAGCAGGCGGGGCAGTTTGCAGAGAAGCTCGGGATTCCGCACCGGTTCACCGATCTGGAAGCGATGGCGGGGAGCGGTGCGATCGACGCGGTGTACATCGCCAGTCCGAATTCACTCCACGCGCAGCAGGCGGTGCTCTTGATGAACCACGGGAAGCACGTGCTGTGCGAAAAGCCGATCGCCTCAAACAGCGCCGAGCTTAAGGCGATGATCGAAGCGGCGCAACAAAACGGCGTGCTGCTGATGGAAGCGATGAAATCGACGCTGATGCCGAATTTTGAGGCCGTTCGGGACCATCTGCACAAGCTGGGACGCATCCGCCGGTATGTGGCGAGCTTTTGCCAATACTCCTCGCGTTACGATGCTTATAAGCAAGGTGCGATGCCGAATGCGTTCAACCCGGCTTTTTCGAACGGCTCCCTGATGGATCTCGGGGTTTATTGCATTTACCCGATGGTCGTGCTGTTCGGCAAACCGCAGCGGGTGAAGGCGAGCGCGGTGCTGCTCGGGTCGGGCGTGGACGGGGAAGGCAGTCTGATCGCGGAATATGGCGATATGGACGCGGTCATTTACCACTCGAAGATCACCCATTCCGCCCTGCCTTCGGAAATTCATGGGGAAGACGCGACGATGGTCATCGATAAAATCAGCGCCCCTGGGAATGTGGAAATCCGCTTCCGCGACGGTTCGGTTGAAACTCTAACGCAGCCCCAGGTCGAAAACACGATGTATTACGAAGCGAAGCATTTCGCCGAGCTGCTCAAGCAAGGAAAGCGGGAATGCGCGACGAACTCCCATGCCAATTCGCTGCTTGCGATGGAAGTGATGGATGAGGCGAGACGGCAGGCAGGGCCCGTGTTCCCGGCAGATCGTAAATAG
- a CDS encoding VanZ family protein: MKIAKAAVWICFLGYTACLLYWMFLGFHRSERGYIQLSYNLVPFRTIANFFIHFSYFGLWSWMVNILGNIGVFVPFGWFMPLIFNGCKRFGSFSAAFVASIVLLELLQMLLRVGSGDIDDVILNYAGAAIGYGMLNALRRRMRGRDVLTIKG; encoded by the coding sequence TTGAAAATCGCGAAGGCGGCCGTATGGATCTGTTTTCTCGGCTACACCGCCTGTTTGCTGTATTGGATGTTTCTCGGGTTCCATAGATCCGAACGCGGATACATCCAGCTGAGCTATAACCTGGTTCCGTTTCGCACCATAGCCAATTTCTTCATTCATTTCAGCTACTTTGGTCTGTGGTCATGGATGGTTAATATTTTGGGCAATATCGGGGTGTTTGTGCCGTTCGGATGGTTCATGCCGTTAATATTTAACGGGTGCAAAAGGTTTGGATCGTTTTCGGCGGCGTTCGTCGCATCGATCGTGCTGCTGGAGCTGCTGCAGATGCTGCTGCGGGTGGGCAGCGGGGACATCGACGACGTAATCTTGAACTATGCCGGCGCGGCGATAGGGTACGGCATGCTGAATGCTCTCCGAAGGCGAATGCGGGGAAGAGACGTTTTGACGATTAAAGGGTAA
- a CDS encoding sulfite exporter TauE/SafE family protein, whose product MLVGLILFIAVLVSTVSGFGSSLIAMPLLTMMIGVKEASPLVALVVLVQNVAIIVKYRHAFQWKDMALLCAGALLGVPFGVFALKALDEKVVLTALGTLLVLYSIYDLSGKPLPNVKRKWASLFGFAGGGLAGAYNTYGPPIIIYGNCRNWSPETSKSNVQLFGLLNSVFVISLHAYSHHYTDTVVHMFWTSAPFLAAALILGLSVDKYIRKAAFRKIVCVLLLAVGLKMIFSQ is encoded by the coding sequence ATGCTGGTTGGACTCATTTTATTCATCGCCGTGCTCGTCTCGACCGTTTCCGGGTTCGGGTCGTCGCTGATCGCCATGCCTTTGCTGACCATGATGATAGGAGTCAAAGAGGCCTCCCCGCTTGTCGCCTTGGTCGTGCTCGTGCAAAATGTCGCCATTATCGTGAAGTACCGCCATGCCTTTCAATGGAAAGACATGGCCTTATTATGCGCAGGAGCGCTGCTTGGCGTTCCCTTCGGCGTCTTCGCGCTGAAAGCGCTCGACGAGAAAGTCGTATTGACCGCCTTGGGGACATTGCTTGTTTTGTATTCGATTTACGATTTGTCAGGCAAACCTCTTCCAAACGTGAAGCGCAAGTGGGCTTCACTGTTCGGCTTTGCCGGAGGCGGCCTGGCAGGAGCTTACAATACGTACGGCCCGCCCATTATCATTTACGGCAACTGCCGGAATTGGAGCCCGGAAACGTCGAAAAGCAACGTTCAGCTGTTCGGCTTGCTGAACAGCGTCTTTGTCATCTCGCTGCATGCGTACAGCCATCACTATACGGATACGGTGGTCCATATGTTCTGGACCTCGGCGCCTTTTCTCGCGGCGGCTTTGATCCTCGGACTAAGCGTGGACAAGTATATCCGAAAGGCGGCGTTTCGAAAAATCGTCTGCGTGCTGCTGCTGGCCGTCGGATTGAAAATGATATTTTCGCAGTAA
- a CDS encoding mandelate racemase/muconate lactonizing enzyme family protein, giving the protein MKIASFKTRVVSVPVKYPVVSCVRKSGQIVFVLLDVTTDEGMTGVSYAQAFHLHGAQAIRSCLSHLESVLTGEDPRNIHGLWHKMLEAIKLLGHQGLPMFAVSMVDIALWDLLGKTTGLPVCRLLGGEPGTFEAYQSDGLWLVSPAEAAAQAEAFAASGFRSMKMRLGRAKEEEDLSAVCEIRRAIGEEIELMGDVNQGWTAEKAQAMGKRLAPYNLAWIEEPVEAENMKTHRTLSASLPIPVATGENLYGVRSFHRFLEESAADLYTPDLQRTGGISGWKQINVLLEQYGKPSGIHLFPEYAVHLFPLIRHPLKLEWMSWAGALFKEPLQCVDGCVRTPDLPGFGFEWDEAAVTAFEVNK; this is encoded by the coding sequence ATGAAAATCGCATCTTTTAAAACCAGGGTCGTATCGGTGCCTGTGAAATACCCGGTCGTGTCCTGTGTCAGAAAATCCGGGCAGATCGTCTTTGTGCTGCTGGATGTGACGACCGACGAAGGAATGACGGGAGTTTCCTACGCGCAAGCTTTCCATCTGCATGGGGCGCAGGCGATCCGTTCCTGCTTGTCCCATTTGGAGTCCGTCCTGACCGGTGAGGACCCGCGAAATATTCACGGCCTGTGGCATAAAATGCTCGAAGCGATCAAGCTGCTCGGGCATCAAGGGCTGCCGATGTTCGCCGTGTCCATGGTCGATATCGCGCTTTGGGACCTGCTCGGCAAAACGACCGGTCTTCCGGTATGCCGCCTGCTTGGCGGAGAGCCGGGGACATTTGAAGCCTACCAAAGCGACGGGCTTTGGCTCGTTTCGCCGGCGGAGGCGGCCGCCCAGGCCGAAGCGTTCGCCGCTTCGGGCTTCCGCTCGATGAAGATGCGTTTGGGGCGGGCGAAGGAAGAGGAGGATCTCAGCGCCGTATGTGAAATTCGCAGAGCGATCGGTGAAGAGATCGAGCTGATGGGGGACGTCAATCAGGGATGGACGGCGGAGAAGGCGCAAGCGATGGGCAAACGGCTTGCCCCTTACAACCTGGCGTGGATCGAGGAGCCGGTCGAAGCGGAAAATATGAAGACTCACCGAACATTGTCCGCATCTTTGCCGATTCCCGTAGCCACCGGTGAAAACTTATACGGCGTTCGCTCGTTCCACCGTTTTCTGGAAGAGTCCGCCGCCGATCTGTATACCCCCGATTTGCAGCGCACCGGAGGAATTTCCGGGTGGAAGCAAATCAATGTGCTGCTGGAGCAGTATGGAAAACCGTCGGGAATCCATTTATTCCCGGAATATGCCGTTCATTTGTTTCCGCTCATCCGCCACCCGCTCAAGCTGGAATGGATGAGCTGGGCCGGCGCGTTGTTTAAAGAGCCGCTCCAATGTGTGGACGGCTGCGTCCGGACGCCCGATCTGCCGGGATTCGGTTTCGAATGGGATGAAGCGGCGGTAACCGCCTTTGAAGTGAATAAGTAG
- a CDS encoding NAD-dependent succinate-semialdehyde dehydrogenase — MFGNLYYDGQWKESASKKTMDVTNPATGEKVGTVFAAERQDAAAAVDAAARAFKTWSRLSAADRSAPLYNAYRLLTERADHVARILTMEQGKPLAEARGEVMQAADFLRWYSEEAKRIYGEIIPASSVNKRAHVIRQPIGVVAAITPWNFPASMITRKIAPALAAGCTVVIKPAEATPLTAAALFEIFHESDFPPGVVNLVYGDGPSIGAEFLENRLVKKIAFTGSTKVGKHLIAGSADQVKKVSLELGGHAPFIVFEDADLDQAVEACLISKYRNAGQTCICANRIYVQDTILETFSEKLASRVRSLKLGNGLEQGVEIGPLINEAAYRKVQEHVDDALAKGGKLLAGGKLSQAEGMTGYFYEPTLIGDASPDMKICSEETFGPVAPILTFKTENEAVEQANDSVYGLAAYVFTRDLGRTYRVAEALEYGIVGINDPLPGAAQVPFGGWKESGIGREGGHYGLEPFLEIKYISIGLNDR, encoded by the coding sequence ATGTTTGGGAATTTATACTATGACGGGCAGTGGAAGGAAAGCGCAAGCAAAAAAACGATGGACGTCACCAACCCGGCAACCGGGGAGAAGGTAGGGACCGTATTCGCCGCCGAGAGGCAGGACGCGGCTGCGGCTGTCGACGCCGCGGCGCGTGCCTTTAAAACATGGTCCCGGCTCAGCGCGGCGGACCGATCGGCGCCCTTATACAATGCGTACCGGCTGTTGACGGAACGCGCAGACCATGTCGCCCGTATATTGACGATGGAGCAGGGCAAGCCTTTGGCGGAGGCGCGCGGCGAAGTGATGCAGGCGGCCGACTTTTTGCGCTGGTACAGCGAGGAAGCCAAGCGAATATACGGCGAAATAATCCCCGCCTCCTCCGTGAATAAACGGGCTCACGTCATCCGTCAGCCGATCGGAGTCGTTGCGGCGATAACGCCTTGGAATTTTCCGGCCTCGATGATCACCCGGAAAATTGCCCCGGCGCTGGCTGCCGGCTGCACGGTGGTCATCAAACCGGCGGAAGCTACGCCGCTGACCGCCGCCGCTTTGTTCGAGATATTTCACGAGTCGGATTTTCCGCCAGGCGTCGTCAATTTGGTCTACGGGGACGGGCCGTCGATCGGAGCGGAATTTTTGGAGAACCGTCTTGTGAAGAAGATCGCTTTTACCGGCTCGACCAAGGTCGGCAAACATTTGATCGCAGGTTCTGCCGATCAGGTGAAAAAGGTTTCCCTGGAGCTCGGCGGCCACGCTCCGTTTATCGTGTTTGAGGATGCCGATTTGGATCAGGCCGTGGAAGCGTGTCTGATCAGCAAATACCGCAACGCCGGGCAAACGTGCATATGCGCCAACCGGATTTACGTGCAGGATACGATCCTCGAGACGTTTTCCGAAAAGCTGGCCTCGCGCGTCCGGTCGCTCAAGCTGGGCAACGGCCTCGAACAAGGGGTGGAGATCGGTCCGCTGATCAACGAAGCGGCTTACCGGAAAGTCCAGGAGCATGTGGACGACGCTTTGGCCAAGGGCGGCAAGCTGCTGGCGGGAGGAAAACTCAGTCAAGCCGAAGGCATGACCGGTTATTTTTATGAGCCGACGCTGATCGGAGACGCCAGTCCCGATATGAAAATTTGTAGCGAGGAAACATTCGGCCCCGTCGCTCCGATCCTTACATTCAAGACGGAAAACGAAGCGGTCGAGCAGGCCAACGACAGCGTGTACGGACTTGCCGCTTATGTCTTCACGCGCGATTTGGGGCGGACCTACCGGGTGGCCGAAGCTCTCGAATACGGCATTGTCGGCATCAACGATCCTTTGCCGGGAGCGGCGCAGGTTCCGTTCGGCGGCTGGAAGGAAAGCGGAATAGGCCGGGAAGGCGGGCATTATGGGCTGGAGCCGTTTTTGGAAATCAAATATATCTCCATAGGCCTGAACGACCGTTAA
- a CDS encoding class II fructose-bisphosphate aldolase: MTLVSGLKWLEHAHKNNYAIGAFSVDHIDSIEAVIQTAEQLESPVMIQTGQATLNHTPMNVLAAAAREAARNAKIPVVLHLDHGNGFAQAIQAIRCGYTSLMFDGSNMDIEDNIRITKSIKEAASAVGIPLEAELGKVGTRGKNEIRQLTDPDEAVRFARETQVDSLAVALGNIHAAYGEQVHIDLDHLKLIHNRIGLPIVLHGGTGVPHDDVRKAISLGISKVNIATEWRRATIDYLRQHLAEPQHNDFFAIIQGVRQTIRDIVKEKIELFGSAGKA, from the coding sequence ATGACACTTGTTTCCGGACTAAAATGGCTTGAGCATGCCCATAAAAACAATTACGCCATCGGCGCCTTCAGCGTAGACCATATCGACAGCATCGAGGCGGTTATCCAAACGGCCGAGCAGCTCGAATCGCCGGTGATGATTCAAACCGGTCAAGCCACGTTGAATCATACTCCGATGAACGTGCTGGCTGCGGCCGCAAGGGAAGCCGCCCGGAACGCCAAAATTCCGGTCGTGCTTCATCTGGATCACGGAAACGGGTTCGCCCAGGCGATTCAGGCGATTCGCTGCGGCTATACTTCGCTTATGTTTGACGGATCCAACATGGATATCGAGGACAACATCCGCATAACCAAAAGCATCAAGGAGGCGGCGTCGGCTGTAGGCATCCCTTTGGAAGCGGAGCTCGGCAAAGTGGGTACGCGCGGCAAAAACGAAATCCGCCAGCTGACCGATCCGGACGAAGCGGTGCGTTTCGCCCGGGAAACCCAGGTTGACAGTCTTGCCGTTGCCTTGGGAAATATTCATGCGGCCTATGGGGAGCAGGTCCATATCGACCTGGACCATTTGAAGCTGATCCACAACCGGATCGGGCTGCCCATCGTTCTTCACGGCGGAACCGGAGTGCCGCACGACGATGTGAGGAAGGCGATATCGCTCGGCATCAGCAAGGTGAACATCGCCACGGAATGGCGCCGGGCGACGATCGATTATTTGCGGCAGCATCTGGCGGAGCCGCAGCATAACGACTTTTTCGCCATCATCCAGGGTGTGCGTCAAACGATCCGGGACATCGTCAAAGAGAAGATCGAATTATTCGGGAGCGCGGGCAAAGCGTAA
- a CDS encoding FGGY-family carbohydrate kinase: protein MRKKDSLYIGLDIGSTHIKAAAYNRLGELKAIARTSTPAHVTKDGGIYHLAGELWENTVNALRTCVEQVQAQGHKIKAIGIASVAEAGVLLDDGGEPLGPVLAWYDQRPNQYLNMVKDKVPALQFYRKTGLYPQAKYSLMKFLWMKEHVPEQWGKGRSWLHVAEYIAYCLTGERKTEISLASRTMLFNIKQRQWDGELMSEFGIPQGLLQDIVHAGEVVGYVQKQVGEYTKLPDGIPVTIAGHDHIVGAFGIGSTLDGDVTNSCGTAETLVITMPQLDMDMFTKIPDFTIGCHVIADRYYALLPVGTTGGIIEWFLSITGWSYEQLLTVLSQENGANKAVMFYPAPLGDSESESHVQMAWFGGALTNSYSAQMASAIIHGLSCLFRYRMEVLQNLNIKMERLMVTGGSTKNPQWMQAKADILNRPLHIVRDSEGVARGAAIFAAKSGNELDEIPVPSSLTVMPNAENVNKLREQYEKHYLPKIEVAKSLMII from the coding sequence ATGCGAAAAAAGGATTCATTATACATCGGTCTGGATATTGGCTCCACCCACATCAAAGCAGCTGCATACAACAGGCTGGGCGAACTGAAAGCCATCGCGCGAACGTCGACCCCGGCCCATGTGACCAAGGACGGAGGGATCTATCACCTGGCCGGAGAGCTGTGGGAAAACACGGTCAACGCGCTTCGGACGTGTGTGGAGCAGGTGCAGGCGCAGGGCCATAAAATCAAGGCGATAGGCATCGCAAGCGTTGCCGAGGCCGGTGTGCTGCTGGATGACGGCGGCGAGCCGCTTGGCCCCGTGTTGGCCTGGTACGATCAACGTCCGAACCAATATTTAAACATGGTTAAGGACAAAGTGCCGGCCCTGCAATTTTACCGGAAAACCGGTCTGTACCCTCAGGCCAAATATTCGCTAATGAAATTTTTGTGGATGAAGGAACACGTCCCCGAGCAGTGGGGCAAGGGCCGCTCCTGGCTGCACGTCGCCGAATATATCGCCTACTGCTTGACCGGGGAGCGAAAAACGGAAATTTCCCTCGCCAGCCGGACGATGCTGTTTAACATCAAGCAGCGCCAATGGGACGGCGAGCTTATGTCGGAATTCGGGATTCCGCAGGGCTTGCTGCAGGATATCGTGCATGCCGGCGAAGTGGTCGGTTATGTGCAAAAGCAGGTCGGTGAATATACCAAGCTGCCGGATGGCATACCGGTCACGATAGCCGGGCACGACCACATCGTCGGCGCCTTCGGAATCGGCAGCACGCTCGACGGCGATGTGACGAACTCGTGCGGGACGGCGGAAACGCTTGTCATTACGATGCCGCAGCTCGATATGGACATGTTTACGAAAATTCCCGACTTTACGATAGGCTGCCATGTGATAGCCGACCGCTATTATGCGCTTCTTCCCGTCGGGACGACCGGCGGCATTATCGAATGGTTCCTTTCCATCACCGGATGGAGCTACGAGCAGCTGCTTACCGTATTGTCCCAGGAAAACGGAGCCAATAAAGCGGTGATGTTCTACCCGGCTCCTTTGGGCGACAGCGAGTCCGAGAGCCACGTTCAGATGGCCTGGTTCGGCGGCGCGTTGACCAACAGTTACTCCGCGCAGATGGCATCCGCCATCATTCACGGGTTAAGCTGTTTGTTCCGCTACCGGATGGAAGTGCTGCAAAATTTGAACATCAAGATGGAAAGGCTGATGGTCACGGGCGGATCGACCAAAAACCCGCAATGGATGCAGGCCAAAGCCGACATCCTGAACCGCCCGCTGCATATCGTCCGCGATTCGGAAGGCGTCGCCAGAGGGGCGGCTATTTTCGCCGCCAAGTCGGGCAACGAGCTGGATGAAATCCCGGTCCCGTCCTCGCTGACCGTGATGCCTAATGCGGAAAACGTCAATAAGCTGCGGGAGCAATACGAAAAACATTATTTGCCGAAAATCGAAGTCGCTAAAAGCTTGATGATCATATAA
- a CDS encoding alcohol dehydrogenase catalytic domain-containing protein, whose protein sequence is MKYLAAQYQGHHELVLVEKEIPKLKDHDVLIRVASATICGTDFHILEGKFPAEPPVVIGHEFAGYVEQVGSRVTSVNPGDLVTIEPHEFCGLCKFCRIGKEHLCLKRKGYGVRLDGGFAEFCVIPEKTVYKVPSGISPSVAALTENIGCCLHGMERANVQFGDDVVVLGGGFVGVVLAELARMKGAGRVCIVEPNDYRREVAVQRGFLAINPMSDDVERTIKEMTQGLGADVVIEAAGRIDTAKLTLQLVGNGGTILFFGVVPPEFSMEISPNVIFSRELTLMGSLINPYSHHKSIEVLERLHLEPLVTGHFALKDIKEAFRTAQSGNGFKVAVHPGVDRSH, encoded by the coding sequence ATGAAATACTTGGCTGCGCAGTATCAGGGACACCATGAACTAGTGCTGGTAGAGAAAGAAATTCCGAAATTGAAAGACCATGACGTGCTCATTCGTGTGGCGTCGGCGACGATTTGCGGCACCGATTTCCATATCCTTGAGGGGAAATTTCCAGCCGAGCCGCCGGTCGTGATCGGTCATGAATTCGCCGGTTATGTGGAGCAGGTCGGCTCCAGGGTAACGTCGGTGAACCCTGGCGATCTGGTCACGATCGAACCTCATGAGTTTTGCGGGTTATGCAAATTTTGCCGTATTGGTAAAGAGCATCTTTGTCTGAAAAGAAAAGGATACGGAGTCCGGCTCGACGGCGGCTTTGCGGAATTTTGCGTGATCCCGGAAAAGACCGTGTATAAGGTTCCCTCCGGCATATCGCCGTCGGTAGCGGCGCTTACGGAAAATATCGGCTGCTGCCTGCACGGCATGGAACGGGCGAATGTTCAATTCGGGGACGATGTCGTCGTCCTGGGCGGCGGCTTCGTCGGCGTAGTGCTCGCCGAGCTGGCGAGAATGAAAGGCGCAGGGCGGGTGTGCATCGTCGAGCCGAACGATTATCGCCGGGAAGTGGCGGTGCAGCGCGGGTTCCTCGCCATCAATCCGATGTCGGACGATGTGGAGCGGACGATCAAGGAAATGACCCAAGGTTTGGGTGCCGATGTCGTCATAGAAGCGGCGGGCCGAATCGATACGGCGAAGCTGACTTTGCAGCTTGTCGGCAACGGCGGCACCATTTTGTTTTTTGGAGTCGTTCCGCCGGAGTTTTCGATGGAAATCTCACCCAACGTTATTTTTTCGCGAGAGCTGACCTTGATGGGGTCGTTAATTAACCCGTACAGTCACCACAAATCGATTGAAGTGCTTGAACGATTGCATTTGGAGCCCTTGGTTACAGGCCATTTCGCCTTAAAGGATATTAAAGAAGCGTTTCGGACCGCACAGAGCGGGAACGGATTTAAGGTCGCCGTGCACCCCGGTGTGGATAGATCCCATTAA
- a CDS encoding alcohol dehydrogenase catalytic domain-containing protein, whose amino-acid sequence MKAAQFLGEDKIKLVETGIPALTSEDDVIVKVSCCGLCGSDKRLFHNGAGHIPGHEIAGVVAHAGANATIKPGTRVIIYIPIFCGECKYCAAGETNRCQHIQGLVGWQRDGGYAEYVRVPARNVIPIPDDLTDSDGVLLLDTVGTAAHAIRLAKRSLASAAVGDKVLVIGCGPLGLGTVLTLKAFGFTRIYAADPSEERLSVAKEFGAEEYVADPESLAGEFAIVIEASGSAPGRKTAIYAVEPGGAVVILGESNDPFVIQPTPTLRRKDFSMIRSFYFDMNEVAENIELYRSNQRSFQRLVSKIVPFEQLEETFVEFCQGKTIKPFVRL is encoded by the coding sequence TTGAAAGCAGCGCAATTTTTGGGTGAAGACAAGATTAAATTGGTAGAGACCGGCATCCCGGCGCTAACGTCGGAGGACGATGTCATCGTCAAGGTGAGCTGCTGCGGGCTGTGCGGCTCGGATAAACGGTTGTTTCATAACGGCGCGGGCCACATACCGGGTCACGAAATTGCGGGAGTGGTCGCGCATGCCGGAGCCAATGCCACCATCAAGCCGGGTACGAGGGTGATCATCTATATCCCGATCTTTTGCGGCGAATGCAAATACTGTGCAGCAGGGGAGACCAACCGGTGCCAGCATATCCAGGGGCTCGTCGGCTGGCAGCGCGACGGCGGATACGCCGAATACGTCAGGGTACCTGCCCGCAACGTGATTCCGATTCCGGACGATCTGACGGACAGCGACGGCGTGCTGCTGCTGGATACCGTCGGTACGGCCGCACATGCCATCCGCCTGGCGAAGCGGAGCCTCGCATCGGCTGCGGTGGGAGACAAGGTGCTCGTAATCGGCTGCGGACCGCTCGGGCTCGGCACCGTTTTGACGCTGAAGGCTTTCGGGTTTACCCGTATTTATGCGGCCGATCCTTCTGAGGAAAGGCTGTCTGTGGCGAAGGAGTTCGGCGCCGAGGAGTATGTGGCCGATCCCGAATCGTTGGCGGGCGAGTTCGCTATCGTCATTGAAGCGAGCGGCAGCGCGCCGGGGCGGAAAACGGCCATCTACGCGGTGGAACCCGGCGGAGCGGTCGTGATCCTGGGAGAAAGCAACGATCCGTTCGTGATCCAGCCTACTCCGACGCTGAGAAGGAAAGATTTTTCCATGATCCGTTCGTTTTACTTCGACATGAATGAAGTTGCGGAAAATATTGAGCTGTACCGGAGCAACCAGCGTTCGTTTCAAAGGCTGGTCAGCAAAATCGTTCCGTTCGAGCAGCTGGAAGAGACGTTTGTCGAGTTTTGCCAAGGCAAGACGATCAAACCGTTTGTGCGGTTATAA
- a CDS encoding carbohydrate ABC transporter permease, giving the protein MNTLTAQKSAQSSVIAVKKTWKSSLAVYIQLAVCFIVFVFPIVWMLMSAFKENVDITSYPPKFIFSPTLDHFRELFVSYPFGKYIVNSLIVTGGSTALGLLLGVPAAYGAARYGLQWTAFLTLIARMAPGILFLIPWYVIASQLKITDTYMTLIVTHTVITMPLIVWLMLSYFQEIPKEIEESALIDGCGPFRVLWQINIPLALPGISVSTALSFIFSWNYFLFSLVLSGSNTTPLTVAAFNFIGVAAVDWGGLMAAATVITVPVLIIVALVQRWLIRGLTSGAVK; this is encoded by the coding sequence ATGAATACATTAACGGCGCAAAAATCGGCGCAGTCTTCGGTTATTGCCGTGAAAAAAACGTGGAAGTCCAGTTTGGCGGTTTATATCCAATTGGCGGTTTGTTTTATAGTCTTCGTATTTCCCATCGTGTGGATGCTGATGTCCGCATTCAAGGAAAATGTGGACATCACCTCGTATCCGCCGAAGTTTATTTTCAGCCCGACGTTGGATCATTTCCGGGAGCTGTTCGTTTCTTATCCGTTCGGCAAATATATCGTCAACAGCTTGATCGTTACCGGCGGCTCAACGGCGCTCGGCCTTCTGCTCGGCGTTCCGGCCGCCTATGGGGCGGCCAGGTACGGCTTGCAGTGGACGGCCTTTCTGACGCTGATTGCCCGCATGGCTCCAGGCATACTGTTTCTGATTCCTTGGTACGTCATCGCTTCGCAATTAAAAATAACGGACACCTACATGACCTTGATCGTCACGCATACGGTCATCACGATGCCGCTTATCGTATGGCTCATGTTGTCCTATTTTCAGGAAATCCCGAAGGAGATCGAGGAATCCGCGTTAATCGACGGCTGCGGCCCGTTCCGGGTGCTTTGGCAAATCAACATCCCGCTGGCGCTGCCCGGCATATCGGTGTCTACTGCGCTGTCGTTTATTTTTTCCTGGAACTACTTTTTATTCTCGCTTGTGCTCTCGGGTTCGAACACGACGCCGCTCACCGTAGCCGCCTTCAACTTTATCGGGGTTGCGGCCGTGGACTGGGGCGGCCTGATGGCGGCGGCGACGGTCATCACGGTTCCCGTGCTGATTATCGTTGCGCTTGTGCAAAGATGGCTGATTCGCGGGCTGACAAGCGGCGCAGTGAAATAA